In Eubalaena glacialis isolate mEubGla1 chromosome 3, mEubGla1.1.hap2.+ XY, whole genome shotgun sequence, the following are encoded in one genomic region:
- the LOC133088071 gene encoding LOW QUALITY PROTEIN: olfactory receptor 10J1-like (The sequence of the model RefSeq protein was modified relative to this genomic sequence to represent the inferred CDS: substituted 1 base at 1 genomic stop codon), with translation MKKENHTLVSEFTFQGFSSFHENQLTLFIMFFALYMLTLAGSIIIMTIISLDRHLHTPMYFFPSMLSASETMYTFIIILKMLCNLTGLSQPISLAGCATQMFFIILAINNCFLLTAMGHDCYVAICNPLRYSVIMNKGACIQLVWGACSIGLIVAMTQVTSVFRLPFCATKVAHFICDIXPVMKLSCTDTTVNEILTLIISILVILVPMGLVFISYILIISTILKIAFSRGQKKAFATCASHLTVFMVHYGCASIAYLKPKLENTKDQDQLISVTYTIITPLLNPVVYTLRNKEVKDALLRATGRKLS, from the coding sequence ATGAAGAAAGAGAATCACACTTTGGTGAGTGAGTTTACTTTCCAGGGTTTCTCCAGCTTCCATGAGAACCAGCTCACCCTCTTTATTATGTTCTTTGCATTGTACATGTTAACCTTGGCAGGCAGTATCATCATTATGACCATCATTAGCCTTGATCGTCACCTCCACACCCCCATGTACTTCTTCCCCAGCATGCTGTCAGCTTCAGAGACCATGTACACATTCATCATTATACTCAAGATGCTCTGTAACCTCACAGGCCTGAGTCAGCCCATTTCTCTGGCAGGTTGTGCCACTCAGATGTTCTTCATCATTTTGGCCATCAACAACTGCTTCCTGCTCACAGCAATGGGGCACGACTGCTATGTGGCCATTTGCAACCCCTTGAGGTACTCTGTCATCATGAACAAGGGAGCGTGCATCCAGCTGGTGTGGGGGGCCTGCAGCATTGGGCTGATTGTAGCCATGACACAGGTTACATCTGTATTCAGGTTACCTTTCTGTGCTACAAAGGTGGCCCACTTCATCTGTGACATCTGACCTGTGATGAAGCTCTCCTGCACTGACACGACTGTCAATGAGATCCTGACTTTAATCATCAGTATCCTGGTGATCCTGGTTCCCATGGGATTGGTTTTCATTTCCTACATCCTCATCATCTCCACCATCCTTAAAATTGCCTTTTCTAGGGGCCAGAAGAAGGCCTTTGCCACATGTGCTTCCCACCTCACTGTGTTCATGGTCCACTATGGCTGTGCCTCCATTGCCTACCTCAAGCCCAAGTTAGAGAACACCAAGGATCAGGATCAGCTGATCTCAGTGACCTACACCATCATCACCCCCCTTCTGAACCCTGTGGTGTACACTCTGAGGAACAAAGAGGTCAAGGATGCTCTGCTCCGGGCCACTGGCAGGAAGCTTTCCTGA